One Paenibacillus crassostreae DNA segment encodes these proteins:
- a CDS encoding aminotransferase class IV, with product MNFIGMNFGIVEEQDAKVSVMDHGFLYGMGLFETFRTYGGTPFLLERHLKRLSTGCHVLGIPYKVDIEATSTWIFSVMKANGLGEAYIRYTVSAGEDILGLPADNYNYPNHILTVKELPKTNPGLYVHGKGLQRLHARRNTPEGPVRLKSLHYMNNILAKRELATYPIAKSYQAEGLMLNAQDIVAEGIVSNIFFARLGMLYTPHVDTGILPGITREVVLELAMEQGLAYEEGYYTWSDLLTADEIWMTNSIQELVPVTTLIEEDGSCITIGSGTVGPITTRFLTLYRQKAGITYEDNNL from the coding sequence ATGAACTTTATAGGTATGAATTTCGGTATTGTTGAGGAACAGGATGCGAAAGTATCTGTGATGGACCATGGCTTCTTATATGGAATGGGACTGTTTGAGACATTTCGGACATACGGAGGGACTCCCTTTTTATTAGAGAGACATTTAAAAAGACTTTCTACAGGATGCCACGTTCTGGGAATCCCTTATAAAGTGGATATAGAAGCTACCTCTACATGGATTTTTAGCGTAATGAAAGCCAATGGGCTAGGGGAGGCTTATATCCGTTATACGGTTAGTGCAGGTGAGGATATATTAGGATTGCCCGCGGATAATTATAATTACCCAAATCATATTCTAACAGTCAAGGAACTACCTAAGACTAATCCAGGACTTTATGTTCACGGGAAAGGATTACAAAGGTTACATGCACGCCGGAATACACCTGAGGGTCCCGTCCGTCTGAAATCACTGCATTATATGAATAATATTTTGGCAAAACGAGAACTAGCGACCTATCCTATAGCTAAAAGTTATCAAGCAGAAGGACTGATGTTGAATGCACAGGATATTGTGGCTGAGGGAATAGTAAGTAATATCTTTTTCGCCAGATTAGGTATGCTCTATACTCCCCATGTGGATACTGGAATATTGCCCGGAATTACTAGAGAAGTGGTGTTAGAGTTGGCAATGGAACAAGGCCTAGCTTATGAGGAAGGTTATTATACATGGTCGGATTTGTTGACCGCCGATGAAATATGGATGACGAACTCTATTCAAGAGTTGGTGCCAGTGACAACGCTTATTGAGGAGGATGGCTCCTGTATAACGATTGG